The Quercus lobata isolate SW786 chromosome 9, ValleyOak3.0 Primary Assembly, whole genome shotgun sequence region GATTTGAACTTTAGGTGTCTCTATTGAAAACATCATAAGGTACAATTGAGCTACGACTACAAGGATGTTGGCCAAAGCCAAGTTCAACAAATTGAGCAAACATTTTAGAAGTCTAAACTGAAAGTTGGGAATGGTAATAGAAAGTGTCAAGGATGAGCTTTGAAAACAAACATAACCCAACTATATATGTCGAGCCTAGACTAGAATGATGAAAATGTTGTCACCTAACTATGACTGTACTTAAAAACTGGGCCATAGAAAGAGGAAAAACATACCTCAAGGATATTGTTATTGATTTTGTTGCACATATGAGGGTTTGGAGGTACAAACATTTGTCTAATCTCATGACGGTCATCATAAGCTGTCCACAAGAGAAAAAAACAGGATGCAGCGGATGAGAGGATACCGCTAATATAATACTAAACTGTAGTAAAATTTTAGAAGATACATAGCTTTTTCCCACAgttcaaaacaaagaaattgagAAAATCATAGAAAAagtgtatttatatatatgtagatgACAAAGTGGGTGGTCTGAAGAGCATAAAGAGCAACAAGGAAAAGGCGAAACTTACCCAATGGTTTGCCTTCCTTTGCAGCAGCTTCAGCAGCAGCACCGGtaagtttaacaaaaaatccTAGAGGCTTCTGGTTTCCTGAGGCTATAACATCAAAATTGAAGCCAatacaacaaatataaataattccATGATTTGATTTTGGCACTGATGATTAACAAGCCAATGaaccaacaataacaataatactGACCCTCAGCTTCGTGAGAACGGCGATGAAGATCTTCAAGTTCATTTACCTCCAcgtcttcattaaaaaaaataataaataaaatataattgttgaaagtcaaagaaaaagaaaaaagtgtgtgtatgtatgATGAGTAAAAATGAATATGCATATATGGGAAAAGTGCGTGATCTAAAGAGCATGTATACTATTACTAACAAGGCAAGAGTACCCAATGTGTCGCTGTTTCTTGCACGACGACCAcgaaaaccaaaaccaaaacctgAACCTGAAGAGAAGCCTCTGCTCCCTGTACgtaaattcaacattttttatatgtatgCAAATACTAAACAGAGACAAACCATTCCATGAAACACACGCACAAcgacaataataataataatcaattcaTAGTACACTGAGGAAAGAATTTCAATTTCATAATGAGGGTCGAGAGATCAAATATCAATAAACCaaccaaataaattgaaaaaaaagaaacaaaccgCTGGATCTAGAACCGCGAGACATGATGATGATCTAGTGTTCAAATAATcacttttttcttcctttcttggTTTTGAGACGCTGAATACGAGTGTGAGGATGAACAAAACAAAccgatatttttttattaatgaaaacaaaatatatactaGGGTTGGTGTCACGTGCAAGATGCTTACATACGTCattaaaaatgtatatataaactttaaatATATTAACTGAAATAATAAGAGAATGTCTCTACTTAATTTCCgtaacaaatttgaaaaagatattatattatttttaattaagatataatttttgtaCCAATTTCATTTTACTCCTACTTCTACACTTATCCTCCACTAACCGTTATCTTTACCTATCAAATACCCATCCTTTTATTGTCCAtgattctttccttttgaaacttaaagaaaagaaagaagatgaatATGAGTGCTCTAGCTTATTTAGCAAGCTATGAACGGAGTAAAAGAAGGGAGAAAACGTAATGGAAGATGAAGCAGATGTGAAGGTACGATGGAGAACCCAAATaaatatttctcattttttcctAGGTTCTTTGTTCAAGTTTGATGGGGATATTTATGGTAAATCATACtttaaaaaatgcattttgcaaCACTTTAAAATAGTGTTTTCAAATTAGTTGGAAATACTCTCGTTTTGAAATTAAGCGTTTTAAAATCGCAAACGTTAGAACATGCATAGCCAAACGGGCAGAAATTGacgtttttattttaaaaacgtAGGGCCAAATGGACCCTATATcactcataaaaataaaattaaaaaacactcCCCTAGAATTGCACCTAACAAAACTTCATTGTGGTATGGATTCCATGGTGCGGCCGAAATGTTCCACAATGAGCTCCAATCAAAATGTGTCATAACATTTAGGTGTCATTCATTAAGGTTGGTTTCCATTTCAAATTCCTATTATAACCTCTaaaaccttcttcttcttttttgagaatcaatacaACCCCTAAAACCTCAGATTGGACATTCCATCCTTCACTAAGTATAATCTatactatactatatatatatatatatatatatgagaattcCCTTCATTAATAAATGGTAACTTATCTTAGAAATAGGGTTATAAATGTCAAATAGGgtaatttcattttgaattcaaaaagagaactcctaaaatttaggattttttccATTCACATCCATGTTTTTATtccctaaattaaaatttaaaattttttattcctttttcatccgaataaaagtaaaacacccaaatttaaaaaataaaaaataaaaaactaagaaaataggGTTGGACATCATAGGCCCTCAAACCCAAAGACTAGAAAAGCATGAAAGAGAACCTTGGGCCGGGCACAAGGAGGACACATGAAGAAAAACAATGGCCTGGCAGTGGGCACTACCGGAAGAGAAATGTCTAAGAAACTAGCAAGGCATTTTCTACCAAGGGCTCGGGGGCGTGGTCTCTTACAAGCCCCAAGCTCAAAAAggatttccttaaaaaaaaaaatataaaaaattaaagtatagGAGGCCCAAGCCCTTCTCCTCCTTTCTCATCCCTGAACACAGCTAAAGTCTCGTTGAAGGACATAAGCAGAACACCCAAATTTTCCTATGCATTTCTTCTTATAGATGTATAAAGAGGCCCATAAAACTTTATGAATCCCAATCAGCCTGCTCCATTCCTAATCTCACTAAAATCATAtctttattaaatttcaaaaactttgcCTTTGATTAATTATAGTAAAACAAGCATAACCTACCAGAGTTTCCCTTTTGAACTTACTACATATATTCCTTCAAAAtttcacctcttttttttttttttttttttactttttccgTACACTTTTCTCATGCTTTAGTTTCAAAAATGAAGATTACCTTTGTTTTCCATGTTCTTATTAAGGCCTTGAGACTTGAGAGTCCTACCTACTAAGGCATTACAAATGCCCTCACAGATCCATCTTAGGATTCTTGTGGTGATGTGTGGGGCTTAATAAGACCCGCCTCCTTAATCATTTGGACATCTTGGAATAGAGTGACAAATTAGTGGATTTGGGGTGGGCATAATTGGATTGaatatataaaactcatttactcattaaaactcatttaactaattacttctaacccaaacccaacccaacctaattattatgggtaaaccccaacccacccaattacccagttatcaaaattaccaaaatgcccatAAACTataaatgaccaaagtactctaaaatcttcaaaaatgaccaaaatacccaaaacctaaaaattaccaaaatacaa contains the following coding sequences:
- the LOC115959341 gene encoding uncharacterized protein LOC115959341 isoform X1, producing the protein MSRGSRSSGSRGFSSGSGFGFGFRGRRARNSDTLDVEVNELEDLHRRSHEAEASGNQKPLGFFVKLTGAAAEAAAKEGKPLAYDDRHEIRQMFVPPNPHMCNKINNNILELVSRFGEDYEDKDYFEYLRAHYCGLNKGSGGKKQMTIDGHMQTKQQDLARNSNHDLLDMHDLMFAIM
- the LOC115959341 gene encoding uncharacterized protein LOC115959341 isoform X2; its protein translation is MSRGSRSSGSRGFSSGSGFGFGFRGRRARNSDTLDVEVNELEDLHRRSHEAEASGNQKPLGFFVKLTGAAAEAAAKEGKPLAYDDRHEIRQMFVPPNPHMCNKINNNILELVSRFGEDYEDKDYFEYLRAHYCGLNKAIDGHMQTKQQDLARNSNHDLLDMHDLMFAIM